In Carassius gibelio isolate Cgi1373 ecotype wild population from Czech Republic chromosome A10, carGib1.2-hapl.c, whole genome shotgun sequence, the DNA window cacaagacaTAAAAAATTAGAGTTGGTGATGAATACAGAAAGTCAGCTATGCATATGACAAAAATGTGCACAAATAAGTCATTTTGGCATGCGATGAGCACGTGTGTGACATGACAAATGAGCACTATATATATGTCATGTAAGTGCATCTGAAAAAATGCACAATGAGGTAACAAAGCACATGTTCACAGACGGAAGAGCATGATTACATTAATGATAAAAGAGAGTTATTTTATGCAATATAAAGAGATCATCTAACCCTAGCAGTGTTCCCTAGTATAACAAAGCAGTTTGTATGAAAAGTAAAtgcaagcaataaaaaaatagctaaaatatttGCAAATGTGTAAAATTTATATACATGTTATTAGGAAAAAAGAAGCATCaacaaaacaactgaaataaataGAATTAGCAAAATAACAGagaaaaacagaccaaaacaaatcatacaaataaaactaattcAACTTAACCCTTTATACATCTCAAGAAACATCATAGGTCTTCAGCCTAGATCTGAATGTGTATAAAGCTCACCTCCAGCTGGATGTCTCCTGGTGGGCCATGTTGGTCTGACTTTAGGCATTTTCTGTACAGCTCCGCTTTCTTGGAATCTGGAGGTTGTGAATGAGTTCTCCTTGGAAGTGCAAGCCGATGACGTGGCCTGGAGCAGTTTGAGTGGAAGCTGGATGGAAATGAGGCAGTGTTAGAGCGATACCGTGGCCCTCCGGTCCCCCTTTCAGTCTGCTGCAGGGGTCCTCTCCATGAGCCTGAATCTGTCCGTCTCAAGACTTGCTCCACCTCCAGATGTGTCGTTTTTAGAGCCACCGAGCTGAGATCAACACTTGAGGATGAGGAAGAGCACATAGAAGGAGACGGGGATGAAGGTCGAACCTCATCCTCTGTAGAGCCAAAAACTGGCTGGGATTCTTCAGATGTCAAAGCACTACACTGGTGAAAATGACAAGGACTAGTTGTACTAACCGTCTCAAATCCGGAGTCCTCAGATTCAGATTTCACATTGGATAGTGGGACAGAGCCCCTAGAAAGGGAATCGAATCCATCCACACCAGGTCCAGGCTGTAAGTATAAATCCTGGTGGCCTTTGGTCACCCAACTCTCCAGAAGATTCCCAAAACTCCTATATAGGTTCATTGGTAACGAATTTCTCTCGTCAGGTATACTCCGTTTCTTTCAGTAGTCAATCAGAGCACATGAAACTCTTCTCAGAACCTTGACTTTCTCACAACTGACTAGAAACTTGCAGGTCGGTTTGTCACATTGAACTAAAAGCACCTTTCTAGAGCCGCCCACATTCCGACTCCCGTGTTTCTCAATCACCCTCTAACAACTGCTCCACTTCCGGTGCCGTTCCTAAAATCCTGAGCTCATGTTTTGCTTGCTGGATCTGTCAAGACTTGTTGTGAGGGTGATGAAACTTTCGCAAAGCCCTGAAACAAAGTAACAGAAACTGCTGGTATGTTTCCTGAAAAAGGTGGCAAATAAGGTATTAattcattgaaaaaataaaagtttatccAACACGGCTGTATAACCACCAGCCCTGTGTTGTC includes these proteins:
- the LOC128021358 gene encoding uncharacterized protein LOC128021358 isoform X1, with the translated sequence MNLYRSFGNLLESWVTKGHQDLYLQPGPGVDGFDSLSRGSVPLSNVKSESEDSGFETVSTTSPCHFHQCSALTSEESQPVFGSTEDEVRPSSPSPSMCSSSSSSVDLSSVALKTTHLEVEQVLRRTDSGSWRGPLQQTERGTGGPRYRSNTASFPSSFHSNCSRPRHRLALPRRTHSQPPDSKKAELYRKCLKSDQHGPPGDIQLEQLVESDHCRLDKLSPGLLYLEQVCRMMENIATLQQQNYSLQKEVEILKSQHAEKELRSFHEEEISYPASRSLQILGHEDPPSESTHLKEPMGFRHRSVSDTQAAVGRHRRTRFFRDKPIVDVLVEEPDGKDPLPGNEPKKLSKIQKLRFASFRTQETRQSDKESKSLQPKKKTRMPSFFSRSRSMTTRL
- the LOC128021358 gene encoding uncharacterized protein LOC128021358 isoform X2; amino-acid sequence: MNLYRSFGNLLESWVTKGHQDLYLQPGPGVDGFDSLSRGSVPLSNVKSESEDSGFETVSTTSPCHFHQCSALTSEESQPVFGSTEDEVRPSSPSPSMCSSSSSSVDLSSVALKTTHLEVEQVLRRTDSGSWRGPLQQTERGTGGPRYRSNTASFPSSFHSNCSRPRHRLALPRRTHSQPPDSKKAELYRKCLKSDQHGPPGDIQLELVESDHCRLDKLSPGLLYLEQVCRMMENIATLQQQNYSLQKEVEILKSQHAEKELRSFHEEEISYPASRSLQILGHEDPPSESTHLKEPMGFRHRSVSDTQAAVGRHRRTRFFRDKPIVDVLVEEPDGKDPLPGNEPKKLSKIQKLRFASFRTQETRQSDKESKSLQPKKKTRMPSFFSRSRSMTTRL